In the genome of Streptosporangiales bacterium, one region contains:
- a CDS encoding DUF1048 domain-containing protein, which translates to MGIQDIIEGKRQWRSHMARVKALPPDYQIVYKELQRYLFKIGPVGLADGSLLSGIVDFFEEGVAAGKGVLELIGNDVAAFCDDLVKDSRTYADIYQESISGESGTAEK; encoded by the coding sequence GTGGGCATTCAAGACATCATCGAGGGCAAGAGGCAATGGCGATCGCACATGGCGCGGGTCAAGGCACTCCCACCGGACTACCAGATCGTCTATAAGGAACTTCAGAGGTACCTCTTCAAGATCGGACCGGTCGGGTTGGCTGACGGATCCCTGCTCTCGGGGATCGTCGATTTCTTCGAGGAGGGCGTCGCGGCCGGCAAGGGAGTTCTGGAGCTCATCGGCAACGATGTCGCGGCCTTCTGCGACGACCTGGTGAAAGACTCGCGCACCTACGCGGACATCTATCAGGAATCCATCAGCGGGGAATCCGGCACTGCCGAGAAGTAG
- a CDS encoding DUF1048 domain-containing protein has translation MNFWETITGSDLTREWTAFEARAEALPADYRAAWEELKGHLSPYSDFTGRNLMPILDGALGLLEETAADGQSIHEVLGDDIEGFCAALAGGEGARSYRDRWREQLNRNVARKLGQLGG, from the coding sequence ATGAACTTCTGGGAGACCATTACAGGCAGCGATCTCACCAGGGAATGGACGGCATTCGAAGCGCGGGCCGAGGCATTACCGGCCGACTATCGGGCGGCGTGGGAAGAGCTCAAGGGTCATCTTTCTCCCTACTCGGACTTCACAGGTCGAAACCTGATGCCGATTCTCGACGGTGCTCTGGGGCTGCTCGAAGAGACAGCGGCCGATGGGCAGAGCATTCACGAGGTGCTGGGTGACGACATCGAGGGCTTCTGCGCGGCGCTGGCCGGCGGAGAAGGAGCCCGGAGCTATCGCGACCGGTGGCGCGAACAGTTGAACAGGAACGTCGCAAGGAAATTGGGCCAGCTAGGAGGCTGA
- a CDS encoding PadR family transcriptional regulator, which translates to MDDLTEMLKGTLEGCVLEIIGSEETYGYAITRRLNELGFADVVEGTVYTILLRLEKNGLVQVTKRPSGLGPPRKFYALNDAGREELATFWAKWEYITSRIDKLKEGGR; encoded by the coding sequence ATGGACGACCTGACTGAGATGCTGAAGGGCACGCTTGAGGGCTGCGTGCTTGAGATCATCGGCAGCGAGGAGACCTACGGGTACGCCATCACGCGTCGGCTGAACGAACTCGGCTTCGCCGACGTCGTCGAGGGGACGGTTTACACCATCCTGCTGCGACTGGAGAAGAACGGGCTCGTCCAGGTGACGAAACGACCGTCCGGACTGGGCCCGCCGCGCAAGTTCTATGCGCTCAACGACGCGGGGCGCGAAGAACTCGCGACGTTCTGGGCGAAATGGGAGTACATCACATCACGGATCGACAAGCTCAAGGAGGGCGGGAGATGA
- a CDS encoding DUF2867 domain-containing protein, protein MARTGQLSDTPCVLLIKWLRGWSEVPDDTGGYRGQLAVLVKPNGLFGRVYMAAIKPFRYLFVYPALVRTIERDWQERSAVT, encoded by the coding sequence ATCGCCCGGACCGGACAGTTGTCAGATACGCCCTGTGTCCTGTTGATCAAGTGGTTGCGGGGTTGGTCGGAGGTCCCTGACGACACCGGCGGGTATCGGGGCCAGCTGGCGGTCCTGGTCAAGCCGAACGGGCTGTTCGGTCGCGTCTACATGGCCGCGATCAAGCCGTTTCGGTACCTTTTCGTGTACCCGGCACTCGTGCGCACGATCGAGCGCGACTGGCAGGAGCGGTCGGCGGTCACCTGA